The following are from one region of the Phycisphaerales bacterium genome:
- a CDS encoding TerC family protein has product MLDAFLSSLPALDALAPLLSLLADDPVAPTPTTPKDVAFFSAAGLIALLTLTTLEIVLGIDNVVFIAILANRLPEEQRARARTVGLILAMVMRLILLALAFLIIQLNEPFWTIPWVEIPLSGKSLILLGGGLFLIAKATMELHHMVEEGGANKDDPSARPGIKKQAAATFGSVLVQVLLLDLVFSLDSVITAVGMTSNYAIMATAVVIAIGVMIAFAGPIARFVQKHPTMKTLALAFLVLIGVLLVAEGAGQHLPRGYIYFAMAFALIVEVINMKAGHRKARKNLPEAASETEMPA; this is encoded by the coding sequence ATGCTCGACGCCTTCCTCTCTTCGCTGCCGGCCCTGGACGCGCTCGCACCCCTGCTGTCCCTGCTGGCCGACGACCCCGTCGCCCCCACCCCCACCACCCCCAAGGACGTGGCCTTCTTCAGCGCGGCCGGGCTCATCGCCCTGCTGACGCTGACGACCCTCGAGATCGTGCTGGGCATCGACAACGTGGTGTTCATCGCCATCCTGGCCAACCGCCTGCCCGAAGAACAGCGGGCAAGGGCCCGCACGGTGGGCCTCATCCTGGCGATGGTGATGCGGCTCATTCTCCTGGCGCTCGCGTTCCTGATCATCCAGCTCAACGAGCCCTTCTGGACCATCCCCTGGGTCGAGATCCCCCTCTCGGGCAAGAGCCTAATTTTGCTGGGCGGGGGGCTGTTCCTGATCGCCAAGGCCACCATGGAACTGCACCACATGGTCGAGGAGGGCGGGGCCAACAAGGACGATCCCAGCGCCCGGCCGGGCATCAAGAAGCAGGCGGCGGCGACCTTCGGCAGCGTGCTCGTGCAGGTGCTGCTGCTGGACCTGGTGTTCTCGCTCGACTCGGTCATCACCGCCGTTGGCATGACCAGCAACTACGCCATCATGGCGACGGCCGTCGTCATCGCCATCGGTGTGATGATCGCCTTCGCCGGCCCCATCGCCCGCTTCGTGCAGAAGCACCCGACGATGAAGACCCTGGCGCTGGCCTTCCTGGTGCTGATCGGCGTGCTGCTGGTGGCCGAGGGCGCCGGCCAGCATTTGCCAAGGGGCTACATCTACTTCGCCATGGCCTTCGCGCTGATCGTCGAGGTCATCAACATGAAGGCCGGGCATCGCAAGGCCAGGAAGAACCTGCCCGAGGCAGCGAGCGAAACCGAGATGCCCGCGTGA
- a CDS encoding 3-hydroxybutyryl-CoA dehydrogenase, translating into MAVDKVGVVGAGQMGGGIAQVAAVAGLDVKVFDASADQVERCKATHAKLLSRAVEKGRMEQKDADAALGRIAYATDMGDLADRQIVIEAVVENEQVKRDIFAKLDEVTAKDAILATNTSSISITAIAAATKRPEKVIGMHFFYPVPVMGLVEVINGLATDQGVTDTVLKLSEKMGKTAVPANDRAGFVSNRILMPMINEAFYAWMEGVAEPQHIDEIMKLGMNHPMGPLRLADFIGLDTCAHIMNVLADGLHSERYRPCPKLEQLVTAGRLGNKTGRGVFDYSK; encoded by the coding sequence ATGGCGGTGGACAAGGTTGGCGTGGTCGGAGCGGGTCAGATGGGCGGGGGCATCGCGCAGGTCGCCGCCGTGGCGGGGCTGGACGTCAAGGTCTTCGACGCCTCGGCCGACCAGGTCGAACGGTGCAAGGCCACCCACGCCAAGCTGCTGTCGCGGGCCGTCGAGAAGGGCCGCATGGAGCAGAAGGACGCCGACGCCGCCCTGGGCCGCATCGCCTACGCGACCGACATGGGCGACCTGGCCGACCGCCAGATCGTCATCGAGGCCGTCGTCGAGAACGAGCAAGTCAAGCGTGACATCTTCGCCAAGCTCGACGAGGTGACCGCCAAGGACGCCATCCTGGCCACCAACACCAGCAGCATCTCCATCACCGCCATCGCCGCGGCCACCAAGCGCCCCGAGAAGGTCATCGGCATGCACTTCTTCTATCCGGTCCCGGTCATGGGGCTGGTGGAGGTCATCAACGGTCTGGCGACCGACCAGGGCGTGACCGACACGGTACTGAAACTCTCCGAAAAGATGGGCAAGACCGCCGTGCCCGCCAACGACCGCGCGGGCTTTGTTTCGAACCGAATCCTTATGCCCATGATCAACGAGGCCTTCTACGCCTGGATGGAGGGCGTGGCCGAGCCGCAGCACATCGACGAGATCATGAAGCTGGGCATGAACCACCCGATGGGCCCGCTGCGACTGGCGGACTTCATCGGCCTGGACACCTGCGCCCACATCATGAACGTGCTGGCCGACGGCCTGCACAGCGAGCGTTACCGCCCATGCCCCAAGCTCGAGCAGCTCGTGACGGCCGGGCGATTGGGCAACAAGACCGGCCGCGGCGTGTTCGACTACTCGAAGTAG
- a CDS encoding tetratricopeptide repeat protein: MDRIAQLSSMLQVDPGDTFVLYSLGQEHAKAGRHEEAIGYYEKCIEADASEHYAYFHMARSLEAQGEEERAIEVLTQGLARATADGNQKAAGELQTYLAQLA; the protein is encoded by the coding sequence ATGGACCGAATCGCCCAGCTCAGCTCGATGCTCCAGGTCGACCCCGGCGACACCTTCGTGCTCTATTCGCTGGGCCAGGAGCACGCCAAGGCCGGCCGCCACGAAGAGGCCATCGGCTACTACGAGAAGTGCATCGAGGCCGACGCGAGCGAGCACTACGCGTACTTCCACATGGCCCGCTCGCTGGAGGCCCAGGGCGAGGAGGAACGGGCGATCGAGGTGCTGACCCAGGGCTTGGCCCGGGCCACCGCCGACGGCAACCAGAAGGCCGCCGGTGAACTCCAGACGTACCTGGCCCAGCTTGCCTGA
- a CDS encoding RecX family transcriptional regulator, with translation MPEIKTISLTPTGPNRWKLVTPEHKNATLDDAAVVDGQLVSGDPWTPAVQERVRRVLAEAGARIAAARLLRVRARSSSELRERLRKRFPREAADQAVEALVRSGAVDDQRLARDMAEHMGELRPHAREAIRHRLERARLDADLLETALDAHAPSSGEAARADEAARAQLRRLRSLSLTPDATRRRLFAALARRGFDAETTADAVDRVLGPAETEF, from the coding sequence GTGCCCGAGATCAAGACCATCTCGCTGACGCCCACGGGCCCCAACCGCTGGAAGCTGGTCACGCCCGAGCACAAGAACGCCACGCTCGACGACGCGGCCGTGGTCGACGGGCAACTGGTCAGCGGCGACCCGTGGACGCCGGCGGTCCAGGAACGCGTGCGGCGCGTGCTGGCCGAGGCGGGCGCCCGCATCGCCGCCGCCCGCCTGCTGCGGGTGCGGGCTCGATCCAGCAGCGAGCTGCGCGAGCGCCTGCGGAAGCGATTCCCGCGTGAGGCCGCCGACCAGGCCGTCGAGGCGCTGGTGCGCAGCGGCGCCGTCGATGATCAGCGGCTGGCCCGCGATATGGCCGAGCACATGGGCGAACTCCGCCCCCACGCCCGCGAGGCCATCCGCCATCGCCTGGAGCGCGCCCGACTGGACGCCGACCTGCTCGAGACGGCGCTGGATGCCCATGCGCCCAGTTCGGGGGAAGCCGCCCGCGCCGACGAGGCGGCCCGGGCGCAACTGCGCCGGCTCCGGTCGCTGTCGCTGACGCCCGATGCCACGCGGCGGCGCCTGTTCGCAGCGCTGGCCCGGCGCGGCTTCGACGCCGAGACCACCGCCGACGCCGTCGACCGCGTGCTCGGGCCGGCCGAGACCGAGTTCTAA
- a CDS encoding rhodanese-like domain-containing protein — MSGSFDDQGLPAGYPFKPSYEIAPRRAAEMIANGEALLVDVRLNEELDVASLPGVDTRVHAPLHELNEHLDDIEDAADGRPILTLCHHGVRSIKAALALRSCGFENALSIAGGIENWSLAIDPSVPRYTRDGAHCTRVD; from the coding sequence GTGAGCGGCTCGTTCGACGATCAGGGCCTGCCAGCGGGCTATCCGTTCAAGCCCAGTTACGAAATCGCGCCCCGACGCGCCGCCGAGATGATCGCCAACGGCGAAGCGCTGCTGGTCGATGTTCGCCTGAACGAAGAACTGGACGTTGCTTCGCTTCCCGGTGTCGATACACGAGTTCATGCGCCGCTCCACGAATTGAACGAGCACCTGGACGATATCGAAGATGCGGCCGATGGCCGGCCCATCCTCACGCTCTGCCACCACGGCGTGCGGTCGATCAAGGCTGCGCTGGCGCTGCGCAGCTGCGGCTTCGAAAATGCGCTTTCGATTGCCGGCGGCATCGAGAACTGGTCCCTGGCAATCGATCCGTCGGTGCCTCGATACACTCGCGACGGAGCCCACTGCACGCGGGTTGATTGA
- a CDS encoding PAS domain-containing protein codes for MPELLYGLAQRTPNAIIITDAQRRTLWVNSGFTRITGYTLEDMAGRVPGHVLFSEKTDPRTIQAMFERLSSGRAFQGELLNRTKDGRDYWVFVDMQPRHDDRGNLVGFVAVETDISERKLSQLEHECVLAELAGFFESSAELLCITDANGTITKMNDAWARILGVNIESMLNRSLLDLVHPADVDRTRRCLESLEDDGSATVFANRCRVGEEPWRTLEWRASRRGDRVYAAARDLTEHHRMERLLLEQAERTELALSVGRLGTWEWDVQSGALSLDDQWTRDFIEPAGDAEHVTRWSSRVHREDVVPTLRRLSMHLRGHGPFEDVVFRMRQYGGGWRWIRASGRVVEFDARGKPLRMVGTHADVTDQESAQLRLREANEKMDLALQAGRMGLWMWDLDTGRFSFDERWCAMMGERAGDLLDDATTLLTRVHPIDIVSLETAIERHSNGASPHVDTQFRVRHRDGAWRWVRMFGKATHAMGRQQVHRLVGIQMDVHDQVEAQNELARREMVLANTVRITAIGGWEYDVATERLYWSDQVCAIHEVPGTYVPTLERAVDFYEEPSRSEIIDAVQRGMEHGESWDLECRFVTAKGLRRWVRAVGEPVYQDGRVVRLVGAFQDVTEERAQRDALESSNRALEVAQSIARMGSWSYDARSEGVTWSRQLFELFELDPELVVPTSEVAIGCYRSEDAERLRIAIERAKEQGTPYALTLERNNPTNGVRYVAVEGRARCDAEGRVTGLFGTARDVTAEVEREAELHEAKLRAEDANRSKTEFLANMSHEIRTPMTAILGYAELLDDPSLPAQDRAAYLDTIKRNGEHLLTILNDILDVSKIESGRMGVECIDASPVQILRSVGQLMSVNARSKAIDFSMRCMTPIPETVRTDPTRLRQILVNLVGNALKFTSEGRVRVSMSFEQASDGGVLHIAVEDTGIGMTPEQLDRVFSAFTQADASMTRRFGGTGLGLLISKRLAEMLHGDISVESETGRGSTFTLSIRVEAPDDVHAIPAGPIELHKRADADPTKRQGPLAGVRVLLIEDGPDNLRLIQTHLARAGASVYTARDGVEGVELLTSSKGGQQSLRTPLPVDVIVTDMQMPRMDGYAVARLLRRLGCDLPIVALTAHAMRGDRERCIDAGCDAYLEKPVDRERLVATINQSRAAREAA; via the coding sequence ATGCCCGAGCTGCTGTACGGCCTGGCCCAGCGAACGCCCAACGCCATCATCATCACCGACGCGCAGCGGCGGACGCTCTGGGTCAACAGCGGATTCACGCGAATCACCGGGTACACGCTCGAGGACATGGCCGGTCGCGTGCCGGGCCATGTGCTCTTCAGCGAGAAGACCGACCCGCGGACGATCCAGGCGATGTTCGAGCGGCTGTCGAGTGGTCGGGCGTTCCAGGGCGAGTTGCTCAATCGAACCAAGGACGGTCGCGACTACTGGGTGTTCGTCGACATGCAGCCGCGGCACGATGATCGGGGCAACCTAGTCGGGTTCGTCGCCGTCGAAACAGATATTTCCGAGCGGAAGCTCTCGCAACTGGAGCACGAGTGCGTGCTGGCCGAACTGGCCGGCTTCTTCGAGAGTTCGGCCGAACTCCTGTGCATCACCGACGCGAATGGCACGATCACCAAGATGAATGATGCGTGGGCCCGGATCCTGGGAGTCAACATCGAATCGATGCTCAACCGATCACTGCTCGACCTGGTTCATCCCGCCGATGTCGACCGGACGCGGCGATGCCTGGAATCTCTGGAGGACGATGGCAGTGCTACGGTGTTCGCGAATCGCTGCCGAGTCGGAGAAGAGCCGTGGCGGACGCTCGAATGGCGTGCGAGTCGGCGGGGCGATCGCGTCTACGCCGCTGCCCGCGATCTGACCGAGCATCATCGCATGGAGCGGTTGCTGCTCGAGCAGGCCGAGCGAACAGAACTGGCCCTGAGTGTTGGTCGACTGGGCACCTGGGAATGGGACGTCCAGAGTGGGGCGCTCTCGCTAGACGATCAGTGGACCCGCGATTTCATCGAACCGGCGGGTGACGCTGAACACGTTACTCGCTGGTCCAGCCGGGTGCATCGCGAAGACGTCGTCCCAACGCTTCGTAGGCTGTCGATGCACCTGCGGGGACACGGGCCGTTCGAAGACGTGGTGTTCCGGATGCGTCAGTACGGCGGGGGATGGCGGTGGATCCGCGCCAGCGGGCGTGTCGTGGAGTTCGATGCCCGGGGCAAACCGCTGCGCATGGTGGGCACGCATGCGGACGTGACCGATCAGGAATCGGCTCAGTTGCGGCTTCGTGAGGCGAACGAGAAGATGGACCTTGCCCTCCAAGCCGGCCGCATGGGCCTGTGGATGTGGGACCTGGATACGGGGCGTTTCAGTTTCGACGAGCGTTGGTGTGCGATGATGGGTGAGCGGGCCGGTGACCTCCTCGATGACGCGACGACCCTGCTCACCCGGGTGCATCCGATCGACATCGTGTCCCTGGAAACCGCCATCGAGCGTCACTCGAACGGTGCGTCGCCGCACGTGGATACCCAATTCCGCGTCCGCCATCGCGACGGCGCCTGGCGTTGGGTGCGGATGTTCGGCAAGGCAACGCACGCGATGGGACGCCAGCAGGTGCACCGGCTCGTTGGTATCCAGATGGACGTGCACGATCAGGTCGAGGCGCAGAACGAACTGGCACGCCGGGAGATGGTGCTGGCCAACACGGTCCGGATCACTGCGATCGGAGGCTGGGAGTACGACGTCGCGACCGAGCGTCTGTACTGGTCGGATCAGGTCTGCGCCATCCACGAGGTGCCTGGCACGTATGTGCCCACGCTGGAGCGCGCCGTTGACTTCTACGAAGAGCCCTCCCGTTCGGAGATCATCGATGCCGTCCAGCGAGGCATGGAGCATGGCGAGTCCTGGGACCTGGAGTGCCGATTCGTGACGGCAAAGGGACTTCGTCGTTGGGTTCGAGCCGTGGGGGAGCCGGTTTACCAGGATGGGCGTGTCGTACGGCTCGTCGGCGCCTTCCAGGACGTCACCGAAGAACGTGCCCAGCGGGACGCGCTGGAGTCATCGAATCGAGCGCTCGAAGTTGCCCAATCGATCGCCCGAATGGGAAGCTGGAGCTACGACGCGCGAAGCGAGGGCGTCACGTGGTCGCGTCAGCTCTTCGAACTCTTCGAGCTGGATCCTGAATTGGTCGTGCCGACGAGCGAGGTCGCAATCGGCTGCTACCGGTCCGAAGACGCCGAGCGACTGCGAATCGCTATCGAGCGGGCCAAGGAGCAGGGGACCCCTTACGCGCTCACGCTGGAGCGAAACAACCCCACGAACGGCGTTCGATACGTCGCCGTCGAAGGTCGGGCCAGGTGCGATGCAGAAGGCCGTGTGACGGGCTTGTTCGGTACCGCTCGGGACGTCACGGCAGAGGTTGAGCGCGAAGCCGAGCTACATGAAGCGAAGCTCCGAGCCGAGGATGCAAATCGCAGCAAGACGGAGTTCCTGGCCAACATGAGCCACGAAATCCGTACGCCGATGACGGCCATCCTTGGCTACGCCGAATTGCTCGATGATCCGTCACTCCCCGCCCAGGATCGAGCAGCCTACCTCGATACGATCAAGCGCAACGGCGAGCACCTGCTGACCATCCTCAACGACATCCTCGACGTGTCCAAGATCGAGTCAGGTCGGATGGGTGTCGAATGCATCGATGCAAGTCCGGTGCAGATTCTGCGGAGCGTGGGACAACTCATGAGCGTCAATGCCCGATCGAAGGCCATCGACTTCAGCATGCGTTGCATGACGCCGATTCCCGAAACCGTTCGGACTGACCCGACCCGGTTGCGGCAGATCCTCGTGAACCTGGTCGGAAACGCACTCAAGTTCACCTCGGAAGGTCGCGTGCGTGTCTCGATGAGTTTCGAGCAAGCTTCCGATGGCGGGGTGTTGCACATCGCCGTCGAGGATACCGGCATCGGTATGACGCCGGAACAGTTGGATCGTGTCTTCTCGGCCTTTACGCAAGCCGACGCCTCGATGACGCGCCGCTTCGGTGGCACGGGCCTGGGCCTGCTCATCAGCAAGCGGCTCGCCGAGATGCTGCATGGCGACATCTCGGTCGAGAGTGAAACGGGCCGGGGCAGCACGTTCACGCTCTCGATCCGGGTCGAGGCGCCGGACGACGTGCATGCGATCCCGGCGGGGCCAATCGAACTGCACAAGCGAGCCGATGCGGATCCAACCAAACGTCAGGGACCGCTGGCTGGCGTGCGTGTGCTGCTGATCGAGGACGGGCCGGACAACCTCCGGCTCATCCAGACCCACCTTGCCCGTGCCGGCGCGTCTGTCTATACGGCCCGAGACGGCGTGGAGGGGGTCGAACTGCTTACCTCGAGCAAGGGCGGCCAACAGTCGCTTCGCACGCCGCTGCCGGTAGACGTCATCGTGACCGACATGCAGATGCCGAGGATGGATGGATATGCAGTGGCGCGGTTGCTTCGCAGGCTGGGATGCGATCTGCCCATCGTTGCGTTGACGGCTCACGCCATGCGTGGCGACCGCGAGCGATGCATTGACGCGGGGTGCGACGCCTACCTTGAGAAGCCGGTCGATCGTGAGCGCCTTGTCGCGACCATCAACCAGTCTCGCGCGGCGCGCGAAGCGGCGTAG